A DNA window from Actinomadura coerulea contains the following coding sequences:
- a CDS encoding carbohydrate ABC transporter permease, which yields MTGSPLKRTLSSLGFAAVAVYCLAPFYWMVVSAFRRPQDQFDNSPVPARWSSENFSAVFSGDNGFGRALLNSVVVAGTTTVLTLLIGTFTAYALARLDFRFKNAVLGLIVATTMFPGISQLVPLLKLFTEIKWINTYQAMVLPSLGFALPLSVWLLTAFFRQLPFELEQAAMVDGCTRGQAFRKIIVPLAAPGLFTTAILTFIAAWNEFLIALSMVNKKEMQTATVAISKFTGVSGFDQPFGTQMAAGAIVTVPLIAVVLVFQRRIVAGLTAGGVK from the coding sequence ATGACCGGCTCACCGCTGAAGCGCACGCTGTCCTCCCTGGGGTTCGCCGCCGTGGCGGTCTACTGCCTCGCGCCGTTCTACTGGATGGTGGTCTCGGCGTTCCGCCGCCCGCAGGACCAGTTCGACAACTCGCCCGTCCCGGCGCGGTGGTCGTCGGAGAACTTCTCCGCGGTGTTCTCCGGCGACAACGGCTTCGGCCGCGCCCTGCTGAACAGCGTCGTCGTCGCGGGCACCACCACCGTCCTGACCCTGCTGATCGGCACGTTCACCGCGTACGCGCTGGCCCGGCTCGACTTCCGGTTCAAGAACGCGGTGCTCGGGCTGATCGTCGCGACGACGATGTTCCCGGGGATCTCGCAGCTGGTCCCGCTGCTGAAGCTCTTCACCGAGATCAAGTGGATCAACACCTACCAGGCGATGGTGCTGCCCAGCCTCGGGTTCGCGCTGCCGCTGTCGGTGTGGCTGCTCACCGCGTTCTTCCGGCAGCTGCCGTTCGAGCTGGAGCAGGCCGCGATGGTGGACGGCTGCACCCGCGGCCAGGCCTTCCGCAAGATCATCGTCCCGCTGGCGGCGCCCGGGTTGTTCACCACGGCGATCCTGACCTTCATCGCCGCGTGGAACGAGTTCCTCATCGCGCTGTCCATGGTCAACAAGAAGGAGATGCAGACCGCGACCGTCGCGATCTCCAAGTTCACCGGCGTCTCCGGGTTCGACCAGCCGTTCGGCACCCAGATGGCGGCCGGGGCGATCGTGACCGTCCCGCTCATCGCCGTGGTGCTGGTCTTCCAGCGCCGGATCGTCGCCGGCCTCACCGCCGGCGGCGTCAAGTAG